A window from Acidimicrobiia bacterium encodes these proteins:
- a CDS encoding DNA methyltransferase has translation MPDAVTADIAKHTVRERATSFASRWQDAVQESAEKQTFWNEFFAIFGIDRRLVGKFELLAERASTGNVGWIDLLYPGHMAVEHKSAGQSLDQAMDQVIDYLPTLHQSESPWLLVVCDFRKFRWRNLVDGTQGSFALRDLADHVHLFWWMAGHAAPNEAFANDEDVNLAATQLMANIHDALADSGYEEAPTREWLTRVLFCLFADDTGVWERALFHSFVVHQTRVDGSDLGSRLAEIFQVLDTPEEERSPNLDEDLSGFTYINGDIFETRLPIPSCTEEIRNALLDACRFNWAAISPAIFGSMFQNVMTAAERRQLGAHYTSEENILRTIRPLFLDDFEQELEQARSRPKLQAFLDRIASLRILDPACGCGNFLVVSYRELRRLETEALRRLQTAGRSGRREVGGQLTSDLDLLCRVAVDQFYGIEIEEFPARIARTALYLMDHMANRAVSAEFGQHYVRFPIPSSPQIKIGNALRLDWASVVAPSDVSYVIGNPPFGGRQYRTAEQQEDMRIAFDNAPGHGVLDYVAAWLSKAATYISGTSARCAFVATNSISQGQNVGALWPRLLEAGVKIDFAHRPFAWTSEASGRAAVHVVIVGFSMGVVDTERRIFDYAHYRGDPVELSAEQISPYLIDGEPVLVAQSRSLLTDSVPSAKYGSMANDGGHLLFDETNVGAALSDPVAARFLRPYLGGKELLHGHKRWALWLESATPGELRGSRLIRERVEAVKQYRQASSRAATREAAATPHLFTEPRDVGASFLLVPYVSSELRPIVPMAICGPKALVRAPSWCVPDADSWLFGVMQSSMFMAWLRTVSGRLESRLQLSPGTVYNPFPWPERSPDGGIEEAAEAVVARRRQYPDASLAAMYDHLAMPRDLVQAHAALDRAVERSYVGRRRLGSDAERVSHLLGLYNDMVGGT, from the coding sequence ATGCCAGACGCGGTGACCGCTGACATCGCGAAACACACAGTTCGCGAGCGCGCGACCTCTTTCGCCAGTCGCTGGCAGGACGCGGTCCAGGAGAGCGCCGAGAAGCAGACGTTCTGGAACGAGTTCTTCGCCATCTTCGGCATCGATCGGAGGCTCGTTGGCAAGTTCGAGCTACTCGCCGAGCGCGCTTCCACGGGAAACGTGGGCTGGATCGACCTTCTATACCCGGGCCACATGGCCGTCGAGCACAAGTCAGCAGGTCAGAGTCTCGACCAGGCGATGGACCAAGTGATCGACTATCTGCCCACCCTGCACCAGTCCGAGTCACCTTGGCTCCTCGTCGTGTGCGACTTTCGGAAGTTCCGGTGGCGCAATCTCGTGGATGGCACCCAAGGGTCATTCGCTCTCAGGGACTTGGCTGATCACGTTCATCTGTTCTGGTGGATGGCGGGGCACGCTGCCCCGAATGAGGCATTCGCAAACGACGAGGACGTCAACCTCGCAGCGACCCAGCTCATGGCCAACATCCACGATGCCCTGGCGGACTCGGGCTACGAAGAAGCTCCAACCCGCGAGTGGCTCACGCGAGTTCTCTTCTGTCTATTCGCCGATGACACGGGGGTCTGGGAGCGCGCGCTGTTTCACTCGTTCGTGGTCCATCAGACACGAGTCGACGGCAGTGACCTGGGCTCTCGACTTGCTGAGATCTTCCAAGTGCTTGACACTCCTGAGGAAGAGCGATCTCCCAACCTCGACGAGGACTTGTCGGGGTTCACGTACATCAATGGGGACATTTTCGAGACTCGGCTACCTATCCCCTCCTGTACCGAGGAGATCCGCAACGCACTCCTGGATGCCTGTCGGTTCAACTGGGCCGCTATTAGCCCTGCCATCTTCGGTTCGATGTTCCAGAACGTGATGACAGCTGCCGAGCGACGTCAACTGGGTGCGCACTACACGTCAGAGGAGAACATTCTCAGGACAATCCGACCTCTGTTCCTCGACGACTTTGAACAGGAACTTGAGCAGGCACGCAGTCGGCCGAAGCTTCAGGCATTCCTAGATCGCATCGCCTCTCTTAGGATCCTCGATCCAGCCTGCGGGTGCGGCAACTTCCTAGTAGTGAGCTACCGGGAGCTTCGCCGACTAGAGACAGAGGCCCTGCGACGGCTCCAGACTGCCGGACGATCAGGGCGCCGGGAGGTCGGTGGTCAGCTGACGTCAGACCTTGACCTGCTCTGTCGCGTAGCCGTCGACCAGTTCTACGGGATCGAGATCGAGGAGTTTCCGGCGCGAATCGCGCGAACAGCCCTCTACCTGATGGACCATATGGCCAACCGAGCCGTGTCCGCGGAGTTCGGACAGCACTACGTGAGGTTTCCGATCCCATCTTCACCCCAAATAAAGATAGGGAACGCACTGCGCCTTGACTGGGCGTCGGTGGTCGCGCCTTCCGACGTGTCGTACGTGATTGGTAATCCCCCTTTCGGGGGGCGGCAGTACCGGACCGCGGAACAGCAGGAGGACATGCGTATCGCCTTCGATAACGCACCGGGTCACGGTGTGCTGGATTATGTCGCTGCCTGGCTTTCGAAGGCAGCGACATATATCTCGGGCACAAGCGCACGCTGCGCGTTCGTGGCTACGAATTCGATCAGCCAGGGCCAGAATGTCGGTGCGCTGTGGCCCAGGCTTCTTGAAGCTGGGGTGAAGATCGACTTCGCTCACCGTCCCTTCGCATGGACCAGTGAGGCAAGCGGTCGCGCGGCAGTTCACGTTGTCATTGTCGGATTCTCGATGGGCGTTGTGGACACCGAGAGGCGGATCTTCGACTACGCGCACTACCGAGGAGATCCCGTCGAACTGTCTGCTGAGCAGATAAGTCCGTACCTGATAGATGGAGAACCGGTCCTCGTTGCCCAATCACGTTCCCTCCTTACGGACTCCGTACCGTCTGCCAAGTACGGCAGCATGGCCAATGACGGCGGCCATCTATTGTTCGACGAGACAAACGTTGGCGCGGCTCTGAGCGATCCTGTGGCTGCGCGCTTCCTGCGGCCGTACCTGGGCGGTAAGGAGCTCCTTCATGGTCACAAACGATGGGCGCTGTGGCTCGAGAGCGCGACCCCGGGCGAGCTTCGCGGTTCCCGACTGATCCGCGAGCGTGTGGAGGCTGTTAAGCAATATCGCCAGGCAAGTTCCAGAGCCGCGACTCGAGAGGCTGCGGCGACGCCTCACCTCTTCACGGAGCCACGCGACGTCGGCGCTTCGTTTCTCCTTGTTCCCTACGTGAGCTCCGAACTCCGTCCGATCGTCCCGATGGCAATCTGTGGCCCCAAAGCACTCGTCCGGGCGCCGTCCTGGTGCGTCCCAGACGCGGACTCGTGGCTGTTCGGCGTGATGCAGTCGAGCATGTTCATGGCTTGGCTCCGGACGGTGTCGGGCCGGCTCGAGAGCCGTCTGCAGCTCTCGCCTGGCACTGTCTACAACCCATTCCCATGGCCGGAGCGATCGCCCGATGGCGGTATCGAGGAGGCTGCTGAGGCTGTGGTGGCTAGGAGGAGGCAGTATCCAGATGCTTCGCTCGCCGCCATGTACGATCACCTCGCAATGCCGCGTGACCTCGTGCAGGCACACGCAGCATTGGATCGAGCGGTAGAGCGGTCATATGTGGGCAGGCGTCGACTTGGGAGTGACGCCGAGCGAGTGAGTCATCTGCTGGGGCTCTACAACGACATGGTGGGGGGGACTTAG